A single Flavobacteriales bacterium DNA region contains:
- a CDS encoding RNA polymerase sigma factor gives MTTKEYNTCVETLSDGIFRFALKYLRDEFEAENVVQNTFEKLWVRKEKVEMQTAKAFMFKIAYNNCIDLLRVAGRTTTMEDVVENNYSHTEQYSDTLEIVNAAVAKLPEKQKTAVMLRDYEGYDYKTIGDITGMTEAQVKINIFRARQFLKSYLKSMNLVL, from the coding sequence ATGACCACAAAAGAGTATAATACTTGTGTAGAAACACTGTCGGACGGCATCTTCAGATTTGCTTTAAAATATCTGAGAGATGAATTTGAGGCCGAAAATGTGGTTCAAAACACATTTGAAAAACTTTGGGTTAGAAAGGAAAAAGTAGAAATGCAAACAGCAAAAGCCTTTATGTTTAAAATAGCTTACAACAATTGTATTGACTTGCTAAGGGTGGCCGGAAGAACCACAACCATGGAGGATGTGGTGGAAAACAACTACAGTCACACCGAACAATATAGCGACACTTTGGAAATAGTGAATGCCGCTGTGGCCAAATTGCCCGAAAAACAAAAAACGGCTGTTATGCTTCGAGATTATGAAGGATATGACTATAAAACCATTGGTGATATTACAGGAATGACTGAGGCTCAGGTAAAAATAAATATTTTTAGAGCCAGACAATTCTTAAAGTCTTATTTAAAAAGTATGAATTTGGTGCTATGA
- a CDS encoding class I SAM-dependent methyltransferase yields MDISDSWFEEWFNSPYYHLLYDNRDEDEAKIFIKNLITKLNPLPTAKFLDLACGSGRHTREIAAMGYSATGIDLSPNSIEYATKMGCEKQHFLVGDMRETHFENEFDFVLNLFTSFGYFKSRDEQKQTLLAIKNQLKRNGILVLDYLNICKVLDEISESGEQQISKGKILFKTHKIIDKPFIIKKITIEENDIKRTFFERVFMLTKDDLSNILKETGFGIKTIYGDYGLTNFDKKNSDRLIIVAQKTT; encoded by the coding sequence ATGGATATTTCTGATAGCTGGTTTGAAGAATGGTTTAATTCGCCATACTATCATCTTTTATACGACAATCGCGATGAAGATGAGGCGAAGATTTTTATTAAAAACTTGATTACAAAGCTAAATCCTTTGCCAACGGCCAAATTTCTCGACTTAGCCTGTGGCAGTGGTAGGCATACCCGCGAAATTGCTGCCATGGGATATAGTGCCACCGGCATAGATCTTAGCCCCAATAGCATTGAATATGCCACCAAAATGGGTTGCGAAAAGCAGCATTTTTTGGTGGGCGATATGCGTGAAACTCATTTTGAAAATGAATTCGATTTTGTGTTGAATTTGTTTACCAGTTTTGGCTATTTTAAGAGCAGAGATGAACAAAAACAGACGCTATTGGCAATAAAAAACCAATTGAAAAGAAATGGGATATTGGTATTGGATTATCTAAATATTTGCAAAGTTCTTGATGAAATTTCGGAAAGTGGAGAACAACAAATCAGTAAAGGAAAAATTTTATTTAAAACCCACAAGATTATCGACAAACCATTCATAATCAAGAAAATAACTATTGAAGAAAACGATATAAAAAGAACCTTTTTTGAGCGGGTATTTATGCTCACGAAGGATGATTTGAGTAACATTCTGAAAGAAACTGGCTTTGGAATAAAAACAATTTATGGCGACTATGGGTTAACTAACTTTGACAAAAAAAATTCGGACAGACTCATTATTGTTGCTCAAAAAACAACTTGA
- a CDS encoding phosphatase PAP2 family protein, translating to MIDCIKHIDKQLFFHVNHCMKNDFFDSLMPILRDKYTWLPLYAIIVAFVIKNYGLKSLYVLGFAALTFLVADQLSAHVIKPLVQRARPCNDACIRQWVHNLVDCGSGYSFVSSHATNHFAIGMYFITVFARPSNRLWVIPTFLLWASLVAFAQVYVGVHYPFDVIGGAILGIIIGLTFGWLNRFVLCTRCGKKI from the coding sequence TTGATAGATTGTATTAAGCATATCGACAAACAACTTTTTTTTCATGTAAACCATTGCATGAAAAATGATTTTTTTGATAGTTTAATGCCAATTCTAAGAGACAAATATACGTGGTTGCCACTGTATGCCATTATTGTGGCATTTGTCATTAAAAATTATGGCCTAAAATCGCTTTATGTTCTTGGCTTTGCAGCACTTACTTTTTTGGTGGCCGACCAACTGAGTGCCCATGTTATAAAACCTTTGGTGCAACGGGCTAGACCCTGCAACGATGCTTGCATTAGACAATGGGTACATAATTTGGTTGACTGTGGCAGCGGCTACAGTTTTGTGAGCAGCCATGCCACCAACCATTTTGCAATTGGCATGTATTTTATTACTGTTTTTGCCCGACCAAGCAACAGGCTTTGGGTTATTCCAACTTTTTTGCTTTGGGCATCATTGGTGGCGTTTGCCCAGGTGTATGTTGGGGTTCATTACCCTTTTGATGTAATTGGAGGGGCTATTTTGGGAATAATAATAGGTCTGACTTTTGGCTGGCTAAATAGGTTTGTGCTTTGCACGAGGTGCGGGAAGAAGATATAG
- a CDS encoding ZIP family metal transporter, translating to MNFWSYFILFFFPLVGGTVGLIIQSEKTQYLKLFLAFSGAFLFSITAVSIIPEVYHHHTKFNIGYFVLAGFFLQIVIDLFSQGIEHGHLHHHKTDKTPYGVFIALSLHAFLEGMAAGSNLFSEKIQSGFVFGIALHEIPAAFALITILKAGNVKKQYLYTWLVFYALMTVLGALTSGGLSQLIPDFEYISIYLVALVIGVFLHISTTILFENTDNHKFSRYKLVAIALGAAIAILSSLLGNH from the coding sequence GTGAATTTTTGGTCATACTTTATATTGTTTTTCTTTCCGTTGGTTGGTGGCACGGTTGGCCTAATCATTCAGTCGGAAAAAACACAGTATCTCAAACTTTTTTTGGCATTTAGTGGGGCTTTTTTGTTTTCCATTACGGCTGTTAGCATCATCCCCGAAGTTTACCATCATCACACTAAATTTAACATAGGCTACTTTGTCTTGGCCGGATTTTTTCTTCAAATTGTCATCGATTTGTTCTCACAGGGCATTGAACATGGGCATTTGCATCATCACAAAACCGACAAAACACCTTATGGTGTGTTTATAGCCCTTAGCCTTCACGCTTTTTTGGAAGGAATGGCAGCAGGTAGCAACTTATTTTCCGAAAAAATACAAAGTGGTTTTGTTTTTGGTATTGCCCTTCATGAAATTCCTGCGGCATTTGCATTAATCACTATTTTGAAAGCTGGAAACGTAAAAAAACAATATCTGTACACTTGGCTGGTTTTTTATGCCCTAATGACCGTTTTGGGGGCATTAACCAGTGGTGGACTAAGCCAATTGATACCCGATTTTGAGTATATCTCCATCTATTTGGTGGCGTTGGTTATTGGCGTGTTTCTGCACATCTCAACCACCATTTTGTTCGAAAACACGGACAATCACAAATTCAGCCGATACAAGCTTGTGGCCATTGCACTTGGGGCGGCAATTGCCATTTTAAGCAGTCTGCTTGGAAATCATTAA
- a CDS encoding enoyl-CoA hydratase/isomerase family protein translates to MNPELIIVTPQYEKHIAVIQLNRPKELNALNLQVMGEIRDALQLLDNDPEVRVIIITGNERAFAAGADIKQMAGKGAIDMLKIDQFSTWDQIRKTKKPIIAAVSGFALGGGCELVMTCDMVVASETAQFGQPEIKIGVMPGAGGTQRLPRAVGKTRAMEMVLTGNFISADEALRYGLINKVVPVESYMIETVRMAQTIAAQSPLAVQLAKESVLKAYEMPLQEALSFERKNFYMLFATNDQKEGMAAFIEKRRPEFKGE, encoded by the coding sequence ATGAATCCGGAATTGATAATTGTAACGCCCCAATATGAAAAGCATATTGCCGTAATCCAACTTAACCGACCAAAAGAATTGAATGCTTTAAACCTTCAGGTAATGGGCGAAATACGCGATGCCCTGCAACTATTGGACAACGACCCCGAAGTGCGTGTCATTATTATAACTGGAAACGAAAGGGCTTTTGCCGCCGGAGCCGACATAAAACAAATGGCCGGAAAAGGTGCTATAGACATGCTAAAGATTGACCAATTTAGCACGTGGGATCAAATTAGAAAAACGAAAAAACCAATTATTGCTGCGGTGAGTGGTTTTGCATTGGGTGGCGGCTGCGAGTTGGTTATGACGTGCGATATGGTAGTGGCCTCCGAAACGGCACAATTTGGCCAACCCGAAATAAAAATTGGTGTGATGCCCGGTGCTGGAGGAACACAACGATTGCCAAGAGCTGTTGGCAAAACCAGAGCCATGGAAATGGTTTTGACCGGAAACTTTATTTCTGCCGATGAAGCCTTGCGATATGGGTTGATAAACAAAGTGGTGCCTGTTGAATCGTATATGATCGAGACCGTGCGAATGGCTCAAACCATTGCGGCTCAAAGCCCGCTGGCAGTGCAGTTGGCCAAAGAAAGTGTTTTAAAGGCTTATGAAATGCCATTGCAAGAAGCACTATCATTCGAGCGTAAAAACTTTTATATGCTGTTTGCCACCAACGATCAAAAAGAAGGCATGGCCGCATTTATTGAAAAACGTCGACCAGAATTTAAAGGAGAATAA
- a CDS encoding aspartate aminotransferase family protein, with the protein MNLEVKKASGIYITITDGKRYIDLISGIGVSNMGHRNHRVANAIRKQVGKYWHTMVYGEHIQSPQVKLAQKLTSLLPPSLNSCYFVNSGSEAIEGALKLAKRFTGKTKIVAMKNAYHGSTHGALSLMNNNYFTEAFRPLLPNVHFAEFNNEENLNLIDEQTACVVLEIVQAEAGYLAPNPDFLENVRERCNQTNTLLIVDEIQTAMGRTGSLFAFEQYNLVPDIICLAKAFGGGMPLGAFVANKNTMQCLTDNPVLGHITTFGGHPVSCAAAFENLKVLTTSGLIKEVSKKEELFRNLLQHPEIVEITGKGLMLGVQLKSKEKLQKTVDYCLQKGLMIDWFLFAEDKLRIAPPLIITLNEIKKSCKIILEGLER; encoded by the coding sequence ATGAATCTGGAAGTAAAAAAAGCTTCCGGAATATATATTACCATCACCGATGGCAAACGTTACATCGACCTGATTTCGGGTATTGGAGTAAGTAATATGGGGCATAGAAACCACCGCGTGGCCAATGCCATTCGCAAACAAGTTGGCAAATATTGGCACACCATGGTGTATGGCGAACATATACAATCGCCTCAAGTGAAACTGGCTCAAAAGCTAACTTCTTTATTGCCCCCCTCGCTCAACTCATGTTATTTTGTTAACTCGGGTAGCGAAGCCATTGAAGGTGCCTTGAAGTTGGCAAAACGATTTACCGGAAAAACCAAAATTGTGGCCATGAAAAATGCCTATCATGGCAGCACTCACGGGGCTTTGAGCCTTATGAATAATAATTATTTTACGGAGGCTTTTCGACCCTTGCTACCCAACGTGCATTTTGCCGAATTTAACAACGAAGAAAATCTAAACCTGATTGACGAACAAACGGCTTGTGTGGTGTTGGAAATTGTGCAAGCAGAAGCCGGATATCTTGCACCAAATCCTGATTTTTTAGAAAACGTCAGAGAACGGTGCAATCAAACCAATACACTTTTAATTGTTGATGAAATTCAGACAGCTATGGGCAGAACCGGAAGCCTTTTTGCATTTGAGCAGTATAATTTAGTTCCCGATATAATTTGTTTGGCAAAAGCCTTTGGAGGCGGCATGCCGCTGGGTGCATTTGTGGCCAACAAAAATACGATGCAATGCCTCACAGACAATCCTGTTTTGGGGCATATTACCACATTTGGGGGTCATCCTGTAAGCTGTGCTGCGGCATTTGAAAACTTAAAAGTGCTAACCACCTCCGGTTTGATTAAAGAAGTTTCAAAAAAGGAAGAATTGTTCCGAAATTTGCTTCAACACCCCGAGATTGTCGAGATTACGGGAAAAGGATTGATGCTTGGGGTGCAATTAAAATCAAAAGAAAAATTGCAAAAAACAGTTGACTATTGCCTGCAAAAAGGCCTAATGATTGATTGGTTTTTGTTTGCTGAGGATAAACTTCGCATTGCTCCTCCCCTTATTATTACCTTAAATGAAATTAAAAAATCTTGTAAGATTATTTTGGAAGGGTTGGAGAGGTAG
- a CDS encoding (d)CMP kinase, which translates to MPRKINIAIDGHSSCGKGTLAKNLAKKLGYMFIDSGAMYRAVTLYLKRNAIRLEEVVERPQLLDNIEISFDLDPFSGFYNTMLNGENVENEIRGMEVSGWVSEVSAVKEIRTFLVNKQQKMGENKGVVMDGRDIGTVVFPDAELKIFMTAEPMVRAKRRFLELKEKGMDANLEDIYNNILHRDNHDSSREISPLVQAQDAIVLNNTEMSRDEQTQIALTWARGVILA; encoded by the coding sequence ATGCCCCGCAAAATAAATATAGCAATAGACGGCCATTCCAGTTGTGGAAAGGGAACATTAGCCAAAAATTTGGCGAAAAAATTAGGGTATATGTTTATTGACTCCGGAGCCATGTATAGAGCCGTTACGCTCTATTTAAAACGAAACGCAATAAGATTGGAAGAAGTTGTTGAAAGGCCTCAATTGCTTGATAATATTGAGATTAGTTTTGATTTAGATCCGTTTTCTGGCTTCTACAACACTATGTTAAATGGAGAAAATGTGGAAAACGAAATACGTGGTATGGAAGTTTCGGGATGGGTAAGTGAAGTGAGTGCGGTTAAAGAAATTAGAACATTTTTGGTAAACAAACAGCAAAAAATGGGCGAAAATAAAGGTGTGGTAATGGATGGAAGAGACATTGGAACTGTTGTTTTTCCGGATGCGGAATTGAAAATTTTTATGACCGCAGAACCTATGGTGCGTGCAAAACGTCGGTTTCTGGAACTGAAAGAAAAAGGCATGGATGCCAATCTTGAAGACATTTATAACAACATTCTGCACCGCGATAATCATGACTCTTCCCGAGAAATCAGCCCACTGGTGCAAGCCCAAGATGCTATTGTGCTTAACAATACCGAAATGTCCCGCGATGAGCAAACCCAAATTGCTCTTACTTGGGCAAGAGGGGTTATTTTAGCATGA